In Amycolatopsis sp. EV170708-02-1, the following are encoded in one genomic region:
- a CDS encoding DinB family protein, whose amino-acid sequence MLGLVIDDFAKEYLHSDLREIREAMLRKLDGLSEYDVRRPLTSTGTNLLGLVKHLAAWEARYFGEVFDRPFPGVVPERGTDLWATEAESREEIISYYRRVWEHSDATIAALALDSPGRVPWWPRPDVMLFNILVHMLTETSRHAGHADILREHLDGSVDLAPAKDPAFWESRRAEIDRAAKAASERL is encoded by the coding sequence ATGCTCGGACTCGTGATCGACGATTTCGCGAAGGAATACCTGCACAGTGACCTGCGAGAGATCCGTGAAGCGATGCTCCGGAAGCTCGACGGGCTTTCCGAGTACGACGTCCGGCGTCCGCTGACCTCGACGGGGACCAACCTTCTCGGCCTGGTCAAGCACCTGGCGGCATGGGAGGCCCGCTACTTCGGCGAGGTCTTCGATCGGCCGTTTCCCGGTGTCGTCCCCGAGCGCGGGACCGACTTGTGGGCGACCGAGGCGGAAAGCCGCGAGGAGATCATCAGCTACTACCGGCGCGTCTGGGAGCACTCCGACGCGACCATCGCCGCACTTGCTCTCGACTCGCCCGGACGCGTGCCGTGGTGGCCGAGGCCCGACGTGATGCTGTTCAACATCCTGGTCCACATGCTCACCGAAACCAGCCGGCACGCCGGGCACGCCGACATCCTGCGAGAGCACCTGGACGGCTCGGTCGACCTTGCCCCCGCCAAGGACCCCGCCTTCTGGGAATCCCGCCGCGCCGAAATCGACCGCGCCGCCAAGGCGGCCTCAGAGCGCCTTTAG
- a CDS encoding GuaB3 family IMP dehydrogenase-related protein: MRDLVEIGMGRTARRAYDLDDVEIVPSRRTRSSSVVSTAWQIDAYRFELPLVTHPTDAIVSPGTAVAVGELGGLGVLNAEGLWARHPNVEDAIFRLVRAAEDTEDPTAIVRELQELHSAPIRLDLLTEAIKTVRESGVTVAARVSPQHAAELTPDLLAAGVEILVVQGTIISAEHVQRDAEPLDLKDFIGRLDVPVIAGGVSDYRTAMHLMRTGAAGVIVGHGASRGVTSTDSVLGIGTPMATAIVDAAAARRDYLDETGGRYVHVLADGGMSTSGDIAKAIACGADAVMLGAPLAAASEAPGQGLYWTSAAAHPSLPRSRVALGPDYAVDLKTLLFGPSSDAEGVVNLFGALRRAMAKTGYSDLKEFQRVGLTVRR; encoded by the coding sequence CGGCGGGCGTATGACCTCGATGACGTGGAGATCGTGCCGTCGCGGCGCACCCGGTCGTCTTCGGTCGTGTCCACCGCCTGGCAGATCGACGCGTACCGGTTCGAGCTGCCGCTGGTCACCCACCCCACCGACGCGATCGTGTCGCCGGGAACCGCGGTGGCCGTCGGCGAGCTCGGCGGGCTGGGCGTCCTCAACGCCGAAGGGCTGTGGGCGCGGCACCCGAACGTCGAGGACGCGATCTTCCGCCTCGTCCGGGCGGCCGAGGACACCGAAGACCCGACCGCGATCGTGCGTGAGCTGCAGGAGCTGCACTCCGCCCCGATCCGGCTGGACCTGCTGACCGAGGCGATCAAGACCGTCCGCGAGTCCGGGGTCACCGTGGCCGCGCGGGTCAGCCCGCAGCACGCCGCCGAGCTCACGCCGGATCTGCTCGCGGCCGGCGTCGAGATCCTCGTCGTGCAGGGCACGATCATCTCGGCCGAGCACGTCCAGCGCGACGCCGAGCCGCTGGACCTGAAGGACTTCATCGGCAGGCTCGACGTCCCGGTGATCGCGGGCGGCGTCAGCGACTACCGCACGGCGATGCACCTGATGCGCACCGGCGCCGCCGGCGTGATCGTCGGGCACGGGGCCAGCCGCGGTGTGACGAGCACCGACAGCGTGCTCGGGATCGGGACGCCGATGGCGACCGCGATCGTCGACGCCGCGGCCGCGCGGCGTGACTACCTCGACGAGACCGGCGGCCGGTACGTCCACGTGCTCGCCGACGGCGGGATGAGCACGTCCGGCGACATCGCGAAGGCCATCGCCTGCGGTGCCGACGCGGTCATGCTGGGCGCGCCGCTGGCCGCCGCCTCCGAGGCGCCGGGGCAGGGGCTGTACTGGACGTCGGCGGCCGCGCACCCGTCGCTGCCGCGTTCGCGCGTGGCGCTGGGGCCGGACTACGCCGTCGACCTGAAGACGCTGCTGTTCGGGCCGTCCTCGGACGCCGAGGGTGTCGTGAACCTCTTCGGCGCGCTTCGCCGCGCGATGGCGAAGACGGGCTACTCGGACCTGAAGGAGTTCCAGCGGGTCGGCCTGACCGTTCGCCGCTGA